From one Cardiocondyla obscurior isolate alpha-2009 linkage group LG06, Cobs3.1, whole genome shotgun sequence genomic stretch:
- the LOC139103305 gene encoding nardilysin isoform X1, whose amino-acid sequence MTRALYFFQRRLTIVSCVPRHVSSGGGVLLKKIPSSPREKKSKAIRNSQACSLFGSNFDDRPNFRADCSQCSHADTMPEMECKAENEEHCQVEYLETPVKSENDKKEYRVIKLPNGLTALLISDVHSNTCASEDGDDQESSENETEDEESDEEDEGEEGDDEDENDISDEYDEEDSSTVKRVKRDEKKAACGLCVGVGSFSDPPEVPGMAHFLEHMVFMGSEKYPQENDFDAFISKRGGFTNASTDCEHTTFYFDIQEKHLFSALDRFAQFFIKPLMKKDAITREREAVESEFQLALPCDENRKEQLFSSFARTGHPANKFIWGNLITLKENVEDDKLYEELHKFRERHYSAHRMKLAIQARLPLDTLEKYVTSCFADIPSNGLPPDNFIEFKDGISFDTPAFRKMYKVKPFKDVSQLEITWTMPSLLHLYKSKPHQYISWIIGHEGKGSLISYLRKKMWSLDMFSGNSESGFEHSSMYALLKLTVVLSYEGQQHLEEVLDAIFSFINLLKKEGPQKRIYDEIYKIEENNFRYKTVIYKFADEEDPADYVEDLCESMHFYPPRDYITGNELYFEYNPDAIQKCLDYLVPENANIMIFNEDFDCLELNKVEPWFKTKYLDIDIPKEWVERWKTIEPLPDFHLPLLNTFLTSDFSIISLPKEVPKYPIKLHNDHISEIWYRPDSKFCLPECYINFHFISSLGFQSPKNAALLEMYCNVLKLLLIEELYPAIAAGFDYNISTTEKGITIKMNGFNEKLPLLLMSIAKYMVDYPSLVTKDLFEIVKVQQLKTYYNTFIKPGKLVKDVRLWILRLVHYTHVDIHTALHGINFEEFRDFVKTFTNQLYIQVLVQGNMTSEAAIESIRQCIGIINCGPLLSCMMPQMRVTQIPLGACYCKLKNINKIDANSVVTNYYQAGQTSIELSVLIDLMIMIMEEPLFNRLRTQEQLGYDVSCVLRDVNGVLGYSITVHTQADKYTTEHVDQRIEEFLKSFDKILWEFSEEDLDDVKEALRKLKQCADIDLEEEVNRNWNEITKWQYMFDRLEREVLAIKDIKIDKLREWCAKHRLNGSNFRKLSVHVVGTDPKENEINEANDTVEDRKKAQHFSLEYIIEDQQRKKTQDYYVTDVEDYKKDLYVYPVSEGINPLRALNK is encoded by the exons ATGACACGTGCACTCTATTTTTTTCAACGACGACTGACCATTGTCAGCTGTGTGCCTAGACATGTATCGAGCGGAGGTGGAGTGCTGCTAAAGAAAATTCCGTCAAGTCCACGAGAAAAGAAGTCGAAGGCGATTAGAAATTCTCAAGCGTGCTCTCTTTTCGGATCGAATTTCGACGATCGACCTAATTTCCGTGCCGACTGCTCGCAGTGCTCGCACGCCGACACAATGCCGGAGATGGAATGCAAAGCCGAGAATGAGGAGCATTGTCAAGTCGAGTATCTAGAGACGCCCGTCAAGTCGGAGAACGACAAGAAGGAGTATAG aGTCATTAAACTGCCAAATGGTTTAACAGCTTTGTTAATATCTGATGTTCATTCAAACACCTGTGCTTCTGAAGATGGAGATGATCAAG aatCTAGTGAAAATGAAACTGAGGATGAAGAGAGTGATGAAGAGGATGAAGGAGAAGAAGGGGATGATGAAGATGAAAATGATATAAGTGATGAGTATGATGAAGAAGATAGCTCAACTGTTAAACGAGTTAAAAGAGATGAAAAAAAG gcaGCATGTGGCTTATGTGTAGGAGTAGGCAGTTTTAGTGATCCACCAGAAGTTCCAGGCATGGCACATTTTCTGGAACACATGGTTTTCATGGGTTCTGAAAAATATCCACAA gAAAATGATTTCGATGCATTTATCAGTAAGCGCGGTGGCTTTACTAATGCCTCGACGGATTGCGAGCATACAACATTTTACTTTGATATCCAAGAAAAACACTTGTTCTCAGCTCTCGATCGTTTTGCTCAATTTTTCATTAAGCCTTTGATGAAAAAGGATGCCATTACGCGAGAAAGGGAGGCTGTAGAAAGCG AATTTCAGTTGGCCTTACCTTGTGATGAGAATAGGAAGGAACAGTTGTTTTCATCCTTTGCACGAACTGGTCACCCGGCCAACAAGTTTATTTGGGgcaatttaataactttaaaagaaaacgtgGAGGACGATAAATTATACGAAGAATTGCACAAATTCAGAGAACGTCATTACAGCGCTCACAGAATGAAATTAGCTATACAG GCGAGATTACCATTGGATACATTGGAAAAGTATGTTACATCGTGCTTTGCCGATATACCAAGTAACGGGTTGCCTCctgataattttatcgagTTTAAAGATGGTATTTCTTTTGATACTCCTGCTTTtcgaaaaatgtacaaagtgAAGCCTTTTAAAGATGTCAGCCaa TTGGAAATAACGTGGACAATGCCTTCACTACTTCATCTCTACAAAAGTAAACCACATCAATATATTTCTTGGATTATTGGGCATGAAGGAAAAGGTTCTTTAATTAGTTATTTACGGAAGAAAATGTGGAGTCTTGATATGTTCAGCGGTAACAGTGAAAGCGGTTTCGAACATAGTTCCATGTATGCCTTATTAAAGCTTACTGTAGTACTCTCCTATGAGGGACAACAACATCTGGAAGAAGTTTTGGACGCGATATTTTCCTTTATCAACTTGCTGAAAAAAGAAGGTCCTCAGAAACGAATTTACGATGAGATTTATAAaatcgaagaaaataattttaggtaTAAAACTGTAATATACAA atttgcCGATGAAGAAGATCCAGCAGATTATGTGGAAGATTTGTGTGAaagtatgcatttttatcCGCCACGCGATTATATTACTGGAAACGAGCTTTATTTCGAGTATAATCCAGATGCTATACAAAAATGTTTGGATTATTTGGTGCCAGAGAATGCGAATATTATGATTTTCAACGAAGATTTTGACTGCCTCGAACTGAATAAAGTCGAGCCGTGGTTCAAAACTAAATATCTAGACATCGATATACCAAAAGAATGGGTTGAACGCTGGAAAACCATCGAAccattgccagattttcattTACCATTACTAAATACATTCCTTACCAgcgatttttcaataatttcgcTGCCAAAGGAAGTTCCAAAATATCCTATTAAACTGCATAATGATCATATATCAGAAATTTGGTATCGTCCAGATTCCAAGTTTTGTTTGCCAGaatgttacataaattttcattttatttcttctctcGGATTTCAGTCGCCAAAAAA TGCAGCTCTCTTGGAAATGTACTGCAATGTGCtgaaattgttattaatcgAAGAATTATATCCAGCTATAGCGGCTGGATTTGATTATAATATTAGTACTACTGAGAAAggtattacaataaaaatgaatgGATTTAACGAAAAACTACCG cttTTATTGATGTCTATTGCAAAATACATGGTGGATTATCCATCTCTTGTTACGAAAGACTTATTTGAAATTGTGAAAGTGCAACAACTCAAGACATATTATAACACATTTATAAAACCTGGAAAACTCGTCAA AGATGTAAGATTGTGGATATTGAGGCTTGTTCATTATACACACGTAGATATTCACACTGCTTTACATGGAATCAATTTTGAAGAATTTCGGGATTTTGTGAAAACTTTCACCAATCAATTGTACATTCAAGTCCTTGTACAAGGAAACATGACGTCAGAGGCTGCAATCGAGAGTATACGACAATGTATCGGCATAATTAATTGCGGTCCTTTACTCTCTTGTATGATGCCACAGATGAGAGTCACTCAGATACCCTTGGGCGCATGTtactgcaaattaaaaaatatcaataaaattgaTGCAAATTCTGTAGTGACAAATTATTATCAAGCCGGTCAAACATCGATTGAGTTATCTGTGTTAATCGATCTAATGATc ATGATAATGGAAGAACCATTATTTAATCGACTAAGAACTCAAGAACAGCTTGGCTACGATGTTTCTTGCGTCCTTAGAGATGTAAATGGAGTTTTAGGATATTCCATTACCGTTCATACCCAGGCGGATAAATATACAACTGAACACGTGGACCAGCGGATTGAGGAATTTCTAAAATCATTTGATAAGATTCTGTGGGAATTTTCAGAAGAAGATTTGGACGATGTTAAGGAGGCATTgagaaaattgaaacaatGCGCCGATATCGATTTGGAAGAAGAAGTTAACAGAAACTGGAATGAGATCACAAAATGGCAGTATATGTTTGACAGACTCGAGAGAGAAGTGCTTgcaataaaagatataaaaatcgaCAAGTTGAGAGAATGGTGTGCAAAGCACAGACTGAATGGAAGCAACTTCAGGAAATTGAGCGTGCATGTCGTAGGAACTGATCCAAaggaaaatgaaattaatgagGCAAATg ATACTGTAGAGGATCGTAAGAAAGCTCAGCATTTCTCTTTGGAATATATCATAGAGGAT
- the LOC139103305 gene encoding nardilysin isoform X2 — translation MTRALYFFQRRLTIVSCVPRHVSSGGGVLLKKIPSSPREKKSKAIRNSQACSLFGSNFDDRPNFRADCSQCSHADTMPEMECKAENEEHCQVEYLETPVKSENDKKEYRVIKLPNGLTALLISDVHSNTCASEDGDDQESSENETEDEESDEEDEGEEGDDEDENDISDEYDEEDSSTVKRVKRDEKKAACGLCVGVGSFSDPPEVPGMAHFLEHMVFMGSEKYPQENDFDAFISKRGGFTNASTDCEHTTFYFDIQEKHLFSALDRFAQFFIKPLMKKDAITREREAVESEFQLALPCDENRKEQLFSSFARTGHPANKFIWGNLITLKENVEDDKLYEELHKFRERHYSAHRMKLAIQARLPLDTLEKYVTSCFADIPSNGLPPDNFIEFKDGISFDTPAFRKMYKVKPFKDVSQLEITWTMPSLLHLYKSKPHQYISWIIGHEGKGSLISYLRKKMWSLDMFSGNSESGFEHSSMYALLKLTVVLSYEGQQHLEEVLDAIFSFINLLKKEGPQKRIYDEIYKIEENNFRFADEEDPADYVEDLCESMHFYPPRDYITGNELYFEYNPDAIQKCLDYLVPENANIMIFNEDFDCLELNKVEPWFKTKYLDIDIPKEWVERWKTIEPLPDFHLPLLNTFLTSDFSIISLPKEVPKYPIKLHNDHISEIWYRPDSKFCLPECYINFHFISSLGFQSPKNAALLEMYCNVLKLLLIEELYPAIAAGFDYNISTTEKGITIKMNGFNEKLPLLLMSIAKYMVDYPSLVTKDLFEIVKVQQLKTYYNTFIKPGKLVKDVRLWILRLVHYTHVDIHTALHGINFEEFRDFVKTFTNQLYIQVLVQGNMTSEAAIESIRQCIGIINCGPLLSCMMPQMRVTQIPLGACYCKLKNINKIDANSVVTNYYQAGQTSIELSVLIDLMIMIMEEPLFNRLRTQEQLGYDVSCVLRDVNGVLGYSITVHTQADKYTTEHVDQRIEEFLKSFDKILWEFSEEDLDDVKEALRKLKQCADIDLEEEVNRNWNEITKWQYMFDRLEREVLAIKDIKIDKLREWCAKHRLNGSNFRKLSVHVVGTDPKENEINEANDTVEDRKKAQHFSLEYIIEDQQRKKTQDYYVTDVEDYKKDLYVYPVSEGINPLRALNK, via the exons ATGACACGTGCACTCTATTTTTTTCAACGACGACTGACCATTGTCAGCTGTGTGCCTAGACATGTATCGAGCGGAGGTGGAGTGCTGCTAAAGAAAATTCCGTCAAGTCCACGAGAAAAGAAGTCGAAGGCGATTAGAAATTCTCAAGCGTGCTCTCTTTTCGGATCGAATTTCGACGATCGACCTAATTTCCGTGCCGACTGCTCGCAGTGCTCGCACGCCGACACAATGCCGGAGATGGAATGCAAAGCCGAGAATGAGGAGCATTGTCAAGTCGAGTATCTAGAGACGCCCGTCAAGTCGGAGAACGACAAGAAGGAGTATAG aGTCATTAAACTGCCAAATGGTTTAACAGCTTTGTTAATATCTGATGTTCATTCAAACACCTGTGCTTCTGAAGATGGAGATGATCAAG aatCTAGTGAAAATGAAACTGAGGATGAAGAGAGTGATGAAGAGGATGAAGGAGAAGAAGGGGATGATGAAGATGAAAATGATATAAGTGATGAGTATGATGAAGAAGATAGCTCAACTGTTAAACGAGTTAAAAGAGATGAAAAAAAG gcaGCATGTGGCTTATGTGTAGGAGTAGGCAGTTTTAGTGATCCACCAGAAGTTCCAGGCATGGCACATTTTCTGGAACACATGGTTTTCATGGGTTCTGAAAAATATCCACAA gAAAATGATTTCGATGCATTTATCAGTAAGCGCGGTGGCTTTACTAATGCCTCGACGGATTGCGAGCATACAACATTTTACTTTGATATCCAAGAAAAACACTTGTTCTCAGCTCTCGATCGTTTTGCTCAATTTTTCATTAAGCCTTTGATGAAAAAGGATGCCATTACGCGAGAAAGGGAGGCTGTAGAAAGCG AATTTCAGTTGGCCTTACCTTGTGATGAGAATAGGAAGGAACAGTTGTTTTCATCCTTTGCACGAACTGGTCACCCGGCCAACAAGTTTATTTGGGgcaatttaataactttaaaagaaaacgtgGAGGACGATAAATTATACGAAGAATTGCACAAATTCAGAGAACGTCATTACAGCGCTCACAGAATGAAATTAGCTATACAG GCGAGATTACCATTGGATACATTGGAAAAGTATGTTACATCGTGCTTTGCCGATATACCAAGTAACGGGTTGCCTCctgataattttatcgagTTTAAAGATGGTATTTCTTTTGATACTCCTGCTTTtcgaaaaatgtacaaagtgAAGCCTTTTAAAGATGTCAGCCaa TTGGAAATAACGTGGACAATGCCTTCACTACTTCATCTCTACAAAAGTAAACCACATCAATATATTTCTTGGATTATTGGGCATGAAGGAAAAGGTTCTTTAATTAGTTATTTACGGAAGAAAATGTGGAGTCTTGATATGTTCAGCGGTAACAGTGAAAGCGGTTTCGAACATAGTTCCATGTATGCCTTATTAAAGCTTACTGTAGTACTCTCCTATGAGGGACAACAACATCTGGAAGAAGTTTTGGACGCGATATTTTCCTTTATCAACTTGCTGAAAAAAGAAGGTCCTCAGAAACGAATTTACGATGAGATTTATAAaatcgaagaaaataattttag atttgcCGATGAAGAAGATCCAGCAGATTATGTGGAAGATTTGTGTGAaagtatgcatttttatcCGCCACGCGATTATATTACTGGAAACGAGCTTTATTTCGAGTATAATCCAGATGCTATACAAAAATGTTTGGATTATTTGGTGCCAGAGAATGCGAATATTATGATTTTCAACGAAGATTTTGACTGCCTCGAACTGAATAAAGTCGAGCCGTGGTTCAAAACTAAATATCTAGACATCGATATACCAAAAGAATGGGTTGAACGCTGGAAAACCATCGAAccattgccagattttcattTACCATTACTAAATACATTCCTTACCAgcgatttttcaataatttcgcTGCCAAAGGAAGTTCCAAAATATCCTATTAAACTGCATAATGATCATATATCAGAAATTTGGTATCGTCCAGATTCCAAGTTTTGTTTGCCAGaatgttacataaattttcattttatttcttctctcGGATTTCAGTCGCCAAAAAA TGCAGCTCTCTTGGAAATGTACTGCAATGTGCtgaaattgttattaatcgAAGAATTATATCCAGCTATAGCGGCTGGATTTGATTATAATATTAGTACTACTGAGAAAggtattacaataaaaatgaatgGATTTAACGAAAAACTACCG cttTTATTGATGTCTATTGCAAAATACATGGTGGATTATCCATCTCTTGTTACGAAAGACTTATTTGAAATTGTGAAAGTGCAACAACTCAAGACATATTATAACACATTTATAAAACCTGGAAAACTCGTCAA AGATGTAAGATTGTGGATATTGAGGCTTGTTCATTATACACACGTAGATATTCACACTGCTTTACATGGAATCAATTTTGAAGAATTTCGGGATTTTGTGAAAACTTTCACCAATCAATTGTACATTCAAGTCCTTGTACAAGGAAACATGACGTCAGAGGCTGCAATCGAGAGTATACGACAATGTATCGGCATAATTAATTGCGGTCCTTTACTCTCTTGTATGATGCCACAGATGAGAGTCACTCAGATACCCTTGGGCGCATGTtactgcaaattaaaaaatatcaataaaattgaTGCAAATTCTGTAGTGACAAATTATTATCAAGCCGGTCAAACATCGATTGAGTTATCTGTGTTAATCGATCTAATGATc ATGATAATGGAAGAACCATTATTTAATCGACTAAGAACTCAAGAACAGCTTGGCTACGATGTTTCTTGCGTCCTTAGAGATGTAAATGGAGTTTTAGGATATTCCATTACCGTTCATACCCAGGCGGATAAATATACAACTGAACACGTGGACCAGCGGATTGAGGAATTTCTAAAATCATTTGATAAGATTCTGTGGGAATTTTCAGAAGAAGATTTGGACGATGTTAAGGAGGCATTgagaaaattgaaacaatGCGCCGATATCGATTTGGAAGAAGAAGTTAACAGAAACTGGAATGAGATCACAAAATGGCAGTATATGTTTGACAGACTCGAGAGAGAAGTGCTTgcaataaaagatataaaaatcgaCAAGTTGAGAGAATGGTGTGCAAAGCACAGACTGAATGGAAGCAACTTCAGGAAATTGAGCGTGCATGTCGTAGGAACTGATCCAAaggaaaatgaaattaatgagGCAAATg ATACTGTAGAGGATCGTAAGAAAGCTCAGCATTTCTCTTTGGAATATATCATAGAGGAT